CATTCAAATTGTCTTAATTTGCATGTAAAATAACACGAAATGAACCATGCATGTAACATAACACCTTTAAGTTTGCAATAATATACATACCAAAGGGATTTGGTGTTGGTTTATTATGATGTTTTGAAGGCAAGTTCAGTTGTTTTATCTCTTGTGGTGGTTTGAACAGGTTCTAAAGATATCAGACTTGCAAACAGGCAGATTGGCATGGTGTTGTGGGTTTGGTTGTGGGTGAAGGATTttgatttatattaatatttgtattgtGATTTGTAATCGTACTTACGTGTAACTTCTTTAGTTGTAATAGGGTTTGTATTGTTTAGACTAAAGACGGGTTGTATGAACTCGGACAGAATAGcaggggttattttttttggtgTGGTTCACCATTAATTCTTGAAATTTGGTTTGGAGGTATGTAGAGCCTAATTAATCAGGTATTGAACATGTTTGTTTTATTCACTTTGTGTATAAGGATTAACACATTTCTAAAATGTctatataagggttgagacCCTCTGAAatgtttgtataagggttgagacatcCTGAAAtatttgtataaggattgagacATCCTGAAATGTTTATATAAGGATTGAAACACTCtaaagtgtctcattttatttattctttaccgataaaaaaaataatatacagAACATAACTATGAAAAAAGAAAGGCAATTGTGTATAGATTGAGTACCATGCAACGAAGAAGATCTTGCTTTTTTGGCAGTTCTCATTAGTTGTGAAGTTAAAATCATAGACAGCATAACGACATTCATTAGCTGGAAAACTGGCCATAAAGTCCTCGTAACTTGACGAGGGGTCCCCTAATTTCTCAACCACCACTTGctgttcttcaattttgaacACAATAAACCTGTAACTCCTCTTTGATTTAAGCTCTTGAAACTTCAGTTTGCAATCATCATGCACAGCCATTCCGGACGCTGCATTTGCCTACCCAAAATTTCATGTCCCCAATTTAATATTCAAGGATTGTTATTCATTCTCCATCCTCAGATGGGAAAAGAAAAGTGAATTTTGAAAAGCCATGCAGCAACTCTGTAACTTTCATAGATGAAAAGCAAGGTGGGAAAAAATGACTTTCTATCATCTTTTGGTAACAGTTATAGGGTATGTAACACATCATTTTAACAAAGAAGCAAAAAATCTAGCTTTTGAACGTAAAAACTATAACTAACAGCTTCTTAGAATCTCATCAGAATTCCACAAAAACTTGAATTTAATACAATGCTAATATAAAGCGTTGTTGTTTTAAGATGGTGCATCCAAAAGTGAGAAAAGGGTATTTGTCTTCAAGATCAAgattatgaacaaaacatggTAAAAAAGTGtggaaaatagagaaaaaaggCAGAAAGAATGATACCATTTTGCCAGCAATGAGAAAGAAGCGCCCTGTGAAATGTGAATGAAAGGAAAGTGATGGGAGCAATGGAGATTGGAAAATGAGAGCAATAGAGTGAATGAGTATAGTATGCAGAGAAAATAACGAACAAAGAAACAAAGATCCTTGTATTTTGCAAAACGAGAGGAGCAACTTTTAGAAGACTAAGATAGCATCTCAAAAATTAGGAACTTGAGGGAGAAATTAGTGGATGAATCTGTTGCAATCTTTTCTTCTGccacaagtttttttttttatcttttcaccttcatttctttcttctttcatcTATCTATATATGTTTCAATTCTTTGTTAACCtcaaaaaagaaaacacaaattctaataatataaaaaaaatcctacaATCAATTGATGAAATCAATTCATATCCCTTTTTTTACTATCTGTAACAgaatttaattaattgaaaatttcttacttgatatttcattttaatttatttttgtattttttaatttcataaaatccCTTTTAACTTGCATAAGCATTCAATAGTTtgatttaacaaaataatatgtACTAAATTGACTATTTTCGAACTATACTGTTTCCATTCATCACTTACATAGCAACATggtttagaattttatttatgcaaaaaaaaaataaacaaagaagaaaaaattaataaagaaatgtcattcaattatttttattttttatttcaatagtaaaaaattatcaatacatctatcaaatgattttttttattattaaacaaaGGAAGAAAGAATTAGAATGTTAAAGTATATTAGGGTATTAGGAAATTCTTATTAGACATTTATGTTAAAGTAATTTAAGAGTCTATTTAAATGACTTTTTCCATAAAATCTtttaggagaaaaaaaaatgaaaacaatgaGACGAACTTTCCATGAGTTAAGAGtaacttaaatataaattaaaaaaataaacaaacttTATAAgagaattttacaattttttttgttaattttttcttGTAGGAATGCTTATGCATAAAgatatataaatgtatataaaaGGAATCCTTAAATTTTTCATTCACAAAAAGATATATAAAGGTagaaaatgatatttaaaattgtacCCTCCTTCCACGcatcttttgtttatttttattcaaacttTAACATTTTATCTACTTAAGAAagtgtataaaaaataataaaactatttattttttttaataataacttAATGGTCTAATATCAAATGCTTGTATCTTTGATAGTTTACTCTAATATACATTTTGATTCATGTAATTTtgtagaataaaatattaagtaaaaatg
The sequence above is a segment of the Phaseolus vulgaris cultivar G19833 chromosome 2, P. vulgaris v2.0, whole genome shotgun sequence genome. Coding sequences within it:
- the LOC137809815 gene encoding actin-depolymerizing factor 7-like: MANAASGMAVHDDCKLKFQELKSKRSYRFIVFKIEEQQVVVEKLGDPSSSYEDFMASFPANECRYAVYDFNFTTNENCQKSKIFFVAWSPDTSKVRMKMVYASSKDRFKRELDGIQVDMQATDPSEMSLDLVKARAI